The Methanocaldococcus infernus ME region TCTATCTTTACTATGCTGTTCCATTTGAAGAAGTTAAAGAGAGAATGAAAAGAGAGATTGAAGGATGGTATAAGAAGATGAAGGATTGGATTGATAGCATAGAGTTAGAGGATCTGAGGGATTTACATTGTTAGAAATAACCTTCTTAGGCACTGGGGCAGCAATTCCATCTAAGAGAAGGAACCACATGGGAATAGCATTAAAATTTAATGGAGACATCTACTTACTTGACTGTGGTGAAAATATACAGAGACAGTTTTTATATACAAACCTCTCACCTATGAAGATAAAGGCTATTTTTATCACTCACTTACATGGAGATCACATCCTTGGCATTCCTGGGATTATTCAGAGTCTCTCTTTTATGGGAAGAACTCAGAAGTTAGAGATTTATGGACCTAAGGGGATTAAGGAGATTGTTGAGATGGCTAAAAATTTTGGATACAACTGTATAGAGTATGAGGTAGAGGTTAAGGAAATTAAAAAAAATAAAGAGGTTAAAATTTTAGAGGAAAAAGATTTTTGTTTCTATGCTTATCCCACTAAGCATTACATTCCTTCCTATGCATACATATTTAAGGAGATAAAGAAGCCAAGGCTTGACATAAATAAGGCTAAAGAGCTTGGCATAAAAGTGGGGCCTGACTTAAAAAAGTTAAAGGAAGGGATCCCAGTTAAAAACATTCATGGAGAAACTATTTTCCCTGAGCAAGTTCTTCTGCCCCCAAAAAGAGGAATTTGTGTAGCCTACAGTGGAGACACCTTACCAATAGAAGACTTTGCCCTATTTTTAAAAAATTTAGATTGCTCTCTTCTTATTCATGAAGCCACCTTTGACAGCTCTGAGAAGAGCTTAGCAGAAGAGACTTATCATTCAACTGTTGAAGATGCTTATAGAATATTCAAGCTTTCCCAAGCTGAGAAGTTGATATTAACACACATCTCAGCAAGATATGATAAAGAGGAGAACTTTTTAATTTATAAGAGAGATGTAGAGAGATTTAATGACAATATAGAGATATCAGAGGATTTAAAGAAGTATGAGGTGAGAGTTTGATAGCCATTATAGGAGGAACAGGAATGGCTGAAATTTTGAATGAAGGAAGAGAAAGGATAATCTATACAAAGTATGGAAAGGCTAAGATTTTAGAAGATGATAATGTTATTATCTTACTAAGACATGGTTTAAAGCATAACATTCCACCACATAGGATAAACTATAAAGCTAATATCTATGCTCTAAAGCTCTTAGGAGTAGATAAAATTTTAGCTATAAACTCTGTTGGTTCCCTAAAAAAAGAGATAAGGCCAGGAACTTTTTTTATTCCAAATGATTTTATGGAATTTACAAAGAGAAGAGATGACACTTTTTACAATGATAGGGTTGTTCATGTTGACCTCACTGAACCTTACTGTCCAGCTATGAGGAAAGAGCTTAAAAAAATTTTAGACAAGTTTAACTTTGAGTATCAAGAAGGGGTTTACATTTGTACAGAGGGGCCAAGGTTTGAAACTAAGAGTGAAATAAAATTCTATTCTAACCTTGGAGATGTTGTTGGAATGACTGGTTATCCAGAGGTTGTTTTAGCCAGAGAGCTTGGTTTATGCTACTCCTCTCTCTGTAATGTTACAAACTATGCCTGTGGAATCTCTGAAGATCTGTTAAGTGTTGAAGAAGTCTTTGAGACCATAAAGAAGATGGAGGAGAAGATAGTTAAGGTGGTTAGAGAGTTTATAAACTCTAATTTTGAAAGCTGTAAGTGTAGAGAAGCCTACGAGAGGGGGATAATTTGTTAATAGTTACTGTTGATGAATTTAAAAAGATGATAAGGAACAATGATGAGAGAATAGAGGAGGTTGATATAGTTACAACAGGAACCTGTGGCATCATGTCAGGAACTTTAGGAATCTTTCACATCCCTTTCAATGAGATTTTTAAAAGAGCTGAAAAGATATTTTTAGACAACATTGAGGGAAAAGTTGGAGTTTGTCCTAATGAATATCTTGGAAAGGTTGATGCTCTATTTTATGGAGAGGTTGGCTTTCTATTTAAAAGATTGGTGAGAGGGGAAGAATTAGAGGCTAAAGCCATAGCTGATGGGAAAGTTTATAGAAATATTGTAAACATAGATGAGCTTCCAACAGCTAAGATGTTAGGGACAAGGATGGCATTTAAGAATTATATGGCATTCACAAACTTAGGGGAGCCAGTAAAGACAATATTCCACAGATTTGAGCTAAAAAGAGGAGAAGCTACTTTCTCAGGATGTGGAGAAATTAATCCCTTAGAAAATATGGTTATTAAAAGTGAGAAAGATATTATAGGGAAGAAAGCTTTATTAAATGGTGCTGAAGCTTTAATCTTAGGGTTTGGAACAAGATCAAGCTTAGAGAGGCCAAATATAATGATCTCAGCTGATATGAAGGAGATGGACAGTTATTATTTAGGGGGCTTTTACACTTCAGGAGGAATTGAGATTTATAATACTGTAGCTATAGCTGTTGATGTTAGAGAGCATAGAGAGGCTTTGATGAAGTTAGATAAAGATATAGCCCTTCCTCTGGTTAATATCTTTGGAAGGGAAATAATTGATAAGGGAAAGTATAGTGAGGTTTGGGAAGATGTTGATCTAAGACCAAAGGTTCATGTTGAGAGATGTAAGAATTGTAAAAGTTGTGTCTCTGAAATCTCATGTCCTACTGAAGCCATAAAAAGAGAGAATGGCAAAATAAAAATTTCAGAAGATTGCTTTGGCTGTGGAGTTTGTAAAATATGCCCATATAATGTTTTTGAAATAAAGCTTGGCTCTATCTGTGGAATCCCTATAGTTTGTAGGCAATCTGACAGAAAAAGAGCTTTAGACTTAGCTAAAGAATTAAAGAGGAGACTAAAAGATGAGACCAAAGAGAATAGAGATTATTAAAAAGATTGTTGAGAATGTTAAGGATGAAATAATAGTCTGTAATATAGGAATTCCCTCAAAAGAACTTTATCACTTAAAAGATAGGGAGAGAAATTTTTATATGCTTGGTTCAATGGGCTTAGCTTCATCTATAGGCTTAGGCTTAGCTTTAAATGTTGATGAAAAGGTTATAGTTATTGATGGAGATGGCTCAATATTAATGAACCTTGGTTCCCTTGCTACTATCTCTTACTGTAAGCCAAAAAATTTAATCTTG contains the following coding sequences:
- the rnz gene encoding ribonuclease Z, coding for MLEITFLGTGAAIPSKRRNHMGIALKFNGDIYLLDCGENIQRQFLYTNLSPMKIKAIFITHLHGDHILGIPGIIQSLSFMGRTQKLEIYGPKGIKEIVEMAKNFGYNCIEYEVEVKEIKKNKEVKILEEKDFCFYAYPTKHYIPSYAYIFKEIKKPRLDINKAKELGIKVGPDLKKLKEGIPVKNIHGETIFPEQVLLPPKRGICVAYSGDTLPIEDFALFLKNLDCSLLIHEATFDSSEKSLAEETYHSTVEDAYRIFKLSQAEKLILTHISARYDKEENFLIYKRDVERFNDNIEISEDLKKYEVRV
- a CDS encoding MTAP family purine nucleoside phosphorylase, with translation MIAIIGGTGMAEILNEGRERIIYTKYGKAKILEDDNVIILLRHGLKHNIPPHRINYKANIYALKLLGVDKILAINSVGSLKKEIRPGTFFIPNDFMEFTKRRDDTFYNDRVVHVDLTEPYCPAMRKELKKILDKFNFEYQEGVYICTEGPRFETKSEIKFYSNLGDVVGMTGYPEVVLARELGLCYSSLCNVTNYACGISEDLLSVEEVFETIKKMEEKIVKVVREFINSNFESCKCREAYERGIIC
- a CDS encoding methanogenesis marker 16 metalloprotein, with protein sequence MLIVTVDEFKKMIRNNDERIEEVDIVTTGTCGIMSGTLGIFHIPFNEIFKRAEKIFLDNIEGKVGVCPNEYLGKVDALFYGEVGFLFKRLVRGEELEAKAIADGKVYRNIVNIDELPTAKMLGTRMAFKNYMAFTNLGEPVKTIFHRFELKRGEATFSGCGEINPLENMVIKSEKDIIGKKALLNGAEALILGFGTRSSLERPNIMISADMKEMDSYYLGGFYTSGGIEIYNTVAIAVDVREHREALMKLDKDIALPLVNIFGREIIDKGKYSEVWEDVDLRPKVHVERCKNCKSCVSEISCPTEAIKRENGKIKISEDCFGCGVCKICPYNVFEIKLGSICGIPIVCRQSDRKRALDLAKELKRRLKDETKENRDY
- the comE gene encoding sulfopyruvate decarboxylase subunit beta, translated to MRPKRIEIIKKIVENVKDEIIVCNIGIPSKELYHLKDRERNFYMLGSMGLASSIGLGLALNVDEKVIVIDGDGSILMNLGSLATISYCKPKNLILVIVDNSAYGSTGNQETSAKVVKLEKIAEACNLNVEKSETLEEFEEIFKKALTKDECFVIVAKAIPYNEKVPNIPLHPVEIKYRFMKSINQ